From Pseudodesulfovibrio sp. S3, the proteins below share one genomic window:
- a CDS encoding lipid-binding SYLF domain-containing protein, with amino-acid sequence MNSRIQSFTTVLLFLFLLSGCGVRSTGGTASDRATAQAMVDVASQMLQDSLDRDEKGVLRKLISEAKGIMIMPAMGDVSFIFSLGGGNALLLANTDKGWTGPVFMSKGTVGWGLQAGVSKQSGLLLFMHEDDVRYVVQTGGVFRGQARIVAITTDYEYNETPEFYESGDVYFVGEYSGLYAGVALSGGGFSDRLSLNEAFSGVDGGGPRTILYDKGLQPYGAERLISLLSQAGSSSQMEKEKDGTEVPSE; translated from the coding sequence ATGAATAGCCGCATACAGAGTTTCACGACCGTTCTGCTGTTTCTTTTTCTCCTTTCCGGGTGTGGAGTCAGATCCACTGGCGGAACAGCTTCCGATCGCGCCACGGCGCAGGCCATGGTGGACGTCGCTTCCCAGATGCTTCAGGATTCCCTGGACAGGGACGAGAAGGGAGTGCTCCGAAAGCTGATCAGTGAAGCCAAGGGCATCATGATCATGCCTGCCATGGGCGATGTGAGTTTCATATTTTCCCTCGGCGGCGGTAACGCGCTTCTGCTTGCCAATACCGACAAGGGGTGGACAGGTCCGGTATTCATGTCCAAGGGGACCGTGGGTTGGGGCTTGCAGGCGGGAGTTTCCAAACAGTCCGGCCTCCTGCTGTTCATGCACGAGGATGATGTCCGCTATGTGGTGCAGACCGGCGGTGTTTTCAGGGGACAGGCCCGGATCGTTGCTATCACCACCGATTACGAATATAATGAAACGCCCGAGTTTTACGAATCCGGGGATGTCTATTTTGTGGGTGAGTACAGCGGTCTGTATGCCGGAGTCGCTTTGAGCGGCGGCGGTTTTTCCGATCGGCTCAGCCTGAATGAGGCCTTTTCCGGCGTGGATGGTGGCGGTCCGAGAACCATTCTTTATGACAAGGGCCTTCAGCCTTACGGCGCGGAGCGGCTGATCTCGCTGCTCAGTCAGGCTGGGAGTTCTTCACAAATGGAAAAAGAAAAGGACGGAACCGAAGTTCCGTCCGAATAA
- a CDS encoding DNA internalization-related competence protein ComEC/Rec2 — MNDAEPTYSSAIPGLMPWQTYMLAFVVGVSAVQFPVPAIAALALLYAADCSFRERGCRLSVFAVVCCAVFGFGYASQRTPDLPESVPHWMEARQPVTVDGVVDRVEPLAGGRLRVVLREVQCDQDGVDKALPGKVAWSLRHPDYIPAPGQSVRALVRVVPVHNFGNPGTWDYVRYWQRQGVFWRAWPQGKEKPEWGDLPHDFLWGIKSGLRRAVASSLPETQGGAMVLALTTGDRSRLTPETMEATRSSGLAHTLALSGLHVGFVAAMGVGLALLAGLLYPPILLFVPRPKLAVLLAAPLVLGYAWLGQPSASLIRAAVMFGFWGLLLLQGRGRVLLDGLFFALAAIVFVSPLSVFDLSLQMSVTAVAGIGLMYPCFRCLFVFKRSRFAVILGWAGALLAISVCANIALMPLVSWYFGTFSPNILLNFIWLPVLGFAVMPLGLVGMFLSASAWTAPVGGVLLGLAAGVADWLLVLLYAERDAGLTPILAVLRPLWPETLGFVILLITAAAVLRSDRRVPKALAGLGFVLLVLPHVWIMVEDSRNQTRLTMLDVGLGQSLVISLPGGHRWLVDAGGGSKTFDFGEAVVAPSLTLGRPPRLDAAFMSHPDVDHSHGLPFILDRFAVKSFYTNGMLPRGQTGRRLRAVLDANGLVPVALQAGDTVPLSEDTKLCVLHPSEGFVDAKANELSLVLRLEKEGRSLALLPGDIEKRGIRSLMESRADPVAEVLVLPHHGSRSSFDASFYQAVSARAILCSNGYLNQYGFPASTVVEAVGGTVFTTARHGQVVCLWRGQQELSIQSSVSDLTLATGLLLR, encoded by the coding sequence GTGAATGACGCCGAACCGACATATTCTTCCGCCATCCCCGGATTGATGCCCTGGCAGACGTATATGCTGGCCTTTGTTGTCGGGGTGTCGGCCGTACAATTTCCTGTTCCGGCGATTGCTGCTCTGGCGCTTCTTTATGCCGCGGACTGCTCCTTTCGGGAGCGGGGCTGCCGGTTGTCGGTCTTTGCCGTTGTCTGCTGTGCGGTTTTCGGTTTCGGCTACGCTTCCCAGCGCACGCCGGACCTTCCTGAAAGTGTTCCCCATTGGATGGAGGCACGGCAGCCGGTAACCGTCGACGGCGTGGTGGACCGGGTGGAGCCCCTGGCAGGCGGCAGGTTGCGGGTGGTCCTGCGCGAGGTGCAATGTGATCAGGACGGGGTCGACAAGGCGTTGCCCGGCAAGGTTGCGTGGAGTCTGCGTCATCCCGATTACATTCCGGCGCCGGGACAGTCTGTTCGCGCCCTTGTCCGGGTGGTCCCGGTGCATAACTTCGGGAATCCCGGAACCTGGGACTATGTCCGGTACTGGCAGCGGCAGGGCGTGTTCTGGCGGGCCTGGCCTCAGGGAAAGGAAAAGCCGGAATGGGGCGATCTCCCGCATGATTTCCTTTGGGGCATCAAGTCCGGACTCCGCCGCGCCGTGGCTTCATCTCTTCCCGAGACCCAGGGCGGTGCCATGGTCCTGGCCCTGACCACGGGCGACCGTTCCCGGCTTACCCCGGAGACCATGGAAGCCACCAGGAGCAGCGGGCTGGCCCATACCCTGGCCCTGTCCGGCCTGCACGTCGGTTTCGTTGCGGCCATGGGCGTTGGTTTGGCCCTTTTGGCCGGTTTGCTTTATCCGCCGATCCTGCTGTTTGTGCCGCGTCCCAAGCTGGCCGTGCTGCTGGCCGCTCCCCTGGTGCTCGGCTACGCCTGGCTCGGTCAGCCGTCCGCTTCTCTGATTCGCGCGGCTGTCATGTTCGGCTTCTGGGGGTTGCTTCTGCTTCAGGGACGCGGGCGGGTGCTCCTGGACGGGCTTTTCTTTGCGCTGGCGGCCATCGTTTTTGTGTCGCCCCTGTCCGTTTTTGACCTGAGCTTGCAGATGTCGGTCACAGCAGTGGCAGGCATAGGGCTCATGTACCCTTGTTTCCGGTGCCTCTTTGTTTTCAAGCGTTCCCGATTTGCCGTGATACTTGGCTGGGCCGGTGCGCTTCTGGCCATCAGCGTCTGCGCCAACATTGCGCTCATGCCGCTTGTCTCCTGGTATTTCGGTACGTTCAGCCCCAATATCCTGCTCAATTTCATCTGGCTTCCGGTGCTTGGGTTTGCGGTCATGCCCTTGGGGTTGGTGGGAATGTTTCTGTCGGCTTCCGCCTGGACCGCACCTGTGGGCGGAGTCCTGCTCGGCCTGGCTGCCGGGGTCGCAGACTGGTTGCTGGTCCTGCTGTATGCCGAACGGGATGCTGGATTGACGCCCATCCTGGCGGTATTGCGCCCGCTGTGGCCGGAAACGCTGGGGTTTGTCATCCTGCTGATCACGGCGGCTGCCGTCCTGCGGAGCGACCGGCGGGTGCCGAAGGCGTTGGCAGGGCTGGGGTTCGTGCTGCTCGTGTTGCCCCATGTGTGGATCATGGTGGAGGACAGCCGAAATCAGACGCGGCTGACCATGCTCGACGTGGGGCTGGGACAGTCCCTGGTCATTTCTCTGCCTGGTGGGCATCGGTGGCTGGTGGACGCCGGGGGCGGATCGAAGACGTTTGATTTTGGTGAGGCTGTGGTGGCCCCGAGCCTGACTCTGGGCAGGCCGCCGCGTCTGGACGCCGCGTTCATGAGCCACCCGGATGTCGATCACAGCCACGGCCTGCCGTTCATTCTCGACAGATTCGCCGTGAAATCATTTTATACCAACGGGATGCTGCCCCGAGGGCAGACTGGAAGGCGGCTGCGAGCGGTGCTCGACGCCAACGGTCTGGTGCCTGTGGCTCTTCAGGCGGGAGACACGGTGCCGTTGTCAGAGGACACCAAACTCTGCGTGTTGCATCCGTCGGAAGGTTTTGTCGATGCCAAGGCGAACGAGTTGTCGCTGGTCCTGCGGCTGGAGAAGGAAGGGCGCTCGCTGGCTCTGTTGCCGGGCGATATCGAAAAGCGCGGAATCAGGTCACTTATGGAGAGCCGAGCCGATCCTGTTGCCGAAGTGCTGGTGTTGCCGCATCATGGGAGTCGAAGCAGTTTCGATGCATCGTTCTATCAGGCGGTGTCCGCACGGGCTATTCTGTGCTCCAACGGCTATCTCAATCAGTATGGTTTTCCTGCTTCAACGGTGGTCGAGGCAGTGGGGGGGACTGTATTTACCACGGCAAGGCATGGTCAGGTTGTCTGCCTGTGGCGCGGGCAGCAGGAGTTGTCTATTCAATCAAGTGTTTCAGACTTGACCCTTGCCACAGGTTTGTTACTGCGATAA
- a CDS encoding FecR domain-containing protein — protein sequence MAAFLVCLAPVAASAAETADDFPDAIGEVVFLMGTVTAQQPDGTSRKLDLNKQVIPKDVIVTGSRSNVEIVFKDKSVFSQGADSSTSLDDYVYSDTASASKMLFKMGTGTFRYVTGQIVKQNPDAFALQTPTTTIGIRGTEVFAEVAPAQEEVGVLGMTPGHQVDVSTPQDQKTITQAGFSVKATPDGQLSNPAPTDPATRARVVKAAPQTTQGETGASTTDEKDLDRKVAAFAATVDRTKGDLGTVDDKPSYAGIHSISLQTTGQKSAESDRDKNADGGLGGGGDGGGGY from the coding sequence GTGGCAGCCTTTCTTGTCTGCCTCGCTCCAGTTGCGGCTTCCGCTGCGGAGACGGCAGATGATTTTCCGGATGCAATCGGCGAGGTCGTATTCCTGATGGGAACGGTTACCGCACAGCAGCCTGACGGCACATCGCGCAAACTGGACCTGAACAAACAGGTCATTCCCAAAGACGTAATCGTCACGGGCTCCAGAAGCAATGTCGAAATCGTTTTCAAAGACAAATCCGTTTTCTCGCAAGGTGCGGATTCCAGCACGTCACTTGACGATTACGTATACTCCGACACCGCGTCCGCATCCAAAATGCTCTTCAAGATGGGAACCGGCACCTTCCGCTACGTGACAGGCCAGATCGTCAAGCAGAATCCCGACGCCTTTGCCCTGCAAACACCCACAACGACCATCGGCATCCGGGGCACCGAGGTGTTTGCCGAAGTCGCGCCGGCACAGGAAGAAGTCGGTGTCTTGGGAATGACCCCCGGTCACCAGGTCGACGTTTCCACGCCGCAGGACCAAAAGACCATCACCCAGGCCGGATTCTCGGTCAAAGCCACTCCTGACGGCCAACTGAGCAACCCGGCCCCCACCGATCCGGCAACCCGCGCCAGAGTGGTCAAGGCTGCCCCGCAGACCACACAGGGAGAGACCGGCGCTTCCACTACGGATGAAAAGGATCTCGACCGCAAGGTTGCGGCCTTCGCGGCTACCGTCGACCGGACCAAAGGAGATCTCGGCACCGTCGACGATAAACCCAGCTACGCCGGCATCCACAGCATATCCCTGCAGACGACCGGCCAGAAGAGCGCGGAAAGCGATCGTGACAAGAACGCCGACGGAGGTCTCGGCGGTGGTGGCGATGGTGGTGGCGGCTACTAA
- the selB gene encoding selenocysteine-specific translation elongation factor, with protein MPVIMGTAGHIDHGKTTLIKALTGIDCDRLSEEKKRGITIELGFAFLDLGADERLGIVDVPGHEKFVKNMVAGAAGVDFVILVIAADEGIMPQTREHLEICQLLGVTTGLVALTKTDMVDAEWLEMVEGEVAEYLEPTFLGGVPILPVSAHTGEGLDRLKQELRKLIAEFKPRRRSDLFRLPVDRVFTMKGHGTVVTGTMISGSISVGDDVVLYPGGTGSKVRGLQSHGENVETAQAGRRTAVNLHGLEVDDIRRGDVVARPGSLFPSEVWDIELTVLESSHLPLKHRKEIHFHHGAREVLARIYLLDRDELKPGETAICQARFAEPLAGVFGDRIVLRSFSPLRAFAGGRVVGPSGHRIKRFSADVERLNLLASQTPEDVAAAQLELAGPAGVGFAELLTMTNLETKGLEKSLGVLSGQQRAVLFDKETRRYAGGEMVGQLAEDLLLYLRDFHARESMKPGVQRGELASSWGRALPSKLFHFILERLLRKGDIEADQEVLKLKGHTISLASDQEKVHKTILAAYREGGATPPNLKDVLEPLGMTAKQAGSVLKLLQDQGELKRLTGDMYYHCAALDGIQEKIVGFFQDHREMSAPDFKDMTGLSRKYLIPVLEYFDKEKLTVRVGDVRHLRKRS; from the coding sequence ATGCCCGTTATCATGGGAACAGCCGGTCACATCGACCATGGCAAGACCACACTCATCAAGGCTCTCACCGGTATCGATTGCGATCGGTTGTCCGAGGAAAAGAAGCGCGGTATCACCATTGAACTCGGTTTCGCCTTTCTTGATCTCGGAGCTGACGAACGGCTCGGCATCGTGGATGTCCCCGGTCATGAGAAATTCGTCAAAAACATGGTCGCCGGTGCTGCGGGTGTGGACTTCGTCATCCTGGTCATCGCCGCAGACGAGGGCATCATGCCCCAGACCCGTGAGCATCTGGAAATATGCCAGTTGCTCGGCGTCACCACCGGGTTGGTGGCCCTGACCAAGACCGACATGGTGGATGCGGAGTGGCTTGAAATGGTCGAGGGGGAGGTGGCCGAGTATCTCGAACCGACATTTCTTGGGGGTGTCCCCATCCTGCCTGTTTCCGCCCATACCGGAGAAGGTCTGGACAGGCTCAAGCAGGAACTGCGGAAGCTGATAGCCGAATTCAAACCCCGGCGGCGTTCGGACCTGTTCAGGCTGCCCGTGGACCGGGTGTTCACCATGAAGGGGCATGGGACCGTGGTTACCGGAACCATGATCTCCGGGTCCATTTCCGTGGGGGACGACGTGGTTCTCTATCCCGGCGGGACCGGGTCAAAGGTGCGCGGATTGCAATCCCACGGCGAAAACGTGGAGACCGCCCAGGCAGGTCGGCGCACTGCCGTGAATCTGCATGGGCTGGAGGTGGACGATATCCGCCGCGGCGATGTTGTTGCCCGGCCCGGTTCGCTGTTTCCGTCCGAGGTATGGGATATCGAATTGACCGTGCTTGAATCGTCGCACCTGCCCCTCAAGCACCGCAAGGAAATCCATTTTCACCACGGGGCGCGTGAGGTTCTGGCCCGAATTTATCTGTTGGACCGCGATGAACTCAAGCCCGGAGAAACCGCCATTTGCCAGGCGAGGTTTGCCGAACCGTTGGCCGGGGTGTTCGGGGACCGTATCGTGCTTCGGTCCTTCTCGCCGCTCAGGGCGTTCGCAGGCGGGCGGGTCGTCGGGCCGTCAGGCCATCGGATTAAACGGTTCTCAGCTGATGTGGAACGGTTGAATCTGTTGGCGAGCCAGACCCCTGAAGATGTGGCCGCAGCCCAGCTGGAGCTGGCCGGACCCGCGGGGGTGGGTTTTGCCGAGTTGCTGACCATGACAAACCTGGAGACCAAGGGGTTGGAAAAGTCTTTGGGGGTGCTCAGCGGCCAGCAGAGGGCGGTGTTGTTCGACAAGGAGACCCGGCGGTATGCCGGGGGCGAAATGGTCGGTCAATTGGCCGAGGACCTGCTCCTCTATCTGCGGGATTTCCATGCCAGGGAATCCATGAAGCCCGGAGTGCAGCGCGGGGAGCTGGCCTCATCCTGGGGCAGGGCCCTGCCTTCGAAACTGTTTCATTTCATCTTGGAGCGGTTGCTCAGGAAGGGTGACATCGAGGCCGATCAGGAAGTGCTCAAACTCAAGGGGCACACGATTTCCCTGGCTTCGGATCAGGAGAAAGTCCACAAGACCATCCTGGCCGCATACCGGGAGGGCGGGGCCACGCCGCCGAATTTGAAGGACGTGCTGGAGCCTCTGGGCATGACCGCAAAGCAGGCCGGGAGCGTGCTCAAGCTGTTGCAGGACCAGGGGGAGCTCAAGCGTCTGACGGGCGACATGTATTATCACTGTGCCGCCTTGGACGGCATTCAAGAAAAAATCGTGGGCTTCTTCCAGGATCATCGGGAGATGTCGGCCCCGGATTTCAAGGATATGACGGGGCTGTCGCGCAAGTATCTCATTCCTGTGCTGGAGTACTTCGACAAGGAAAAGCTGACTGTTCGGGTCGGGGACGTCCGGCATTTGCGCAAACGCTCTTGA
- a CDS encoding aminopeptidase, translating into MSSKKKLEYEPKTAWETYASKAHLKAMDSLARDYVQFLSTCKTERLVMDYVRGRVEKAGFVDDLRAPLAFRFNRNKTCFLARKGRRPLSEGFRLIGAHADCPRLDLKQRPLYEDTEICLAKTHYYGGIRKYQWLTIPLALHGTVVKKSGEVVTVCIGENPKDPVFTITDLLPHLAYKEVVKKVEDAFDAEKLNLIMGQSPVPSGKDDDDKAKEPVKRKVLEILNKRYGIDESDFFSAEMQAVPAGPARFVGVDESIIGGYGQDDRSSVFCALEALLAEPEPEYAQIVLFWDKEEIGSDGATGAKSYFFEYCMEELVEAWEPGARLSQIFMNGSALSADVSAAMDPDHKDVYEPLNAAKLGYGPCFNKFTGHRGKVGANDAHPDFIAWLRHIFDDAGIPWHMSELGKVDIGGGGTVAKFLAVYGMDVIDVGVAVLSMHSPFELTSKADMYACTLAFREFLKR; encoded by the coding sequence ATGAGCAGCAAGAAAAAACTCGAATACGAACCCAAGACCGCCTGGGAGACCTATGCCTCCAAGGCGCACCTCAAGGCCATGGACAGCCTGGCCAGGGATTACGTGCAGTTCCTGAGCACCTGCAAGACCGAGCGGCTGGTCATGGACTATGTCCGCGGCAGGGTGGAGAAGGCGGGTTTCGTGGATGACCTCCGGGCTCCCCTGGCATTTCGTTTCAATCGCAACAAGACCTGTTTCCTGGCGCGCAAGGGCAGACGTCCCCTGTCCGAGGGGTTCCGGCTGATCGGCGCCCATGCCGATTGCCCGCGTCTCGATCTCAAGCAGCGTCCCCTGTACGAGGACACGGAAATTTGTCTGGCCAAGACCCATTATTACGGCGGGATTCGCAAGTATCAGTGGTTGACCATCCCCCTTGCCCTGCATGGTACCGTGGTCAAGAAATCCGGCGAAGTGGTCACGGTTTGCATAGGCGAAAACCCCAAAGACCCCGTATTCACCATCACCGACCTCCTGCCGCACCTGGCGTACAAGGAAGTGGTCAAGAAGGTGGAAGATGCCTTTGACGCGGAAAAACTCAATCTGATCATGGGGCAGTCTCCTGTTCCCTCCGGTAAGGATGACGACGACAAGGCCAAGGAGCCGGTCAAGCGCAAGGTGCTTGAGATCCTCAACAAGCGCTACGGCATCGATGAATCCGACTTCTTCAGCGCGGAGATGCAGGCGGTTCCGGCCGGTCCCGCCCGTTTCGTCGGAGTGGATGAATCCATCATCGGCGGCTACGGCCAGGATGACAGGTCCAGCGTGTTTTGCGCGCTGGAGGCGCTTTTGGCCGAACCCGAACCGGAATACGCTCAGATCGTGCTGTTCTGGGACAAGGAAGAGATCGGTTCGGACGGCGCCACCGGGGCCAAGTCCTATTTCTTCGAATATTGCATGGAAGAGCTGGTCGAGGCGTGGGAGCCAGGCGCACGCCTGTCCCAGATATTCATGAACGGCTCAGCTCTTTCCGCCGACGTATCCGCTGCCATGGACCCGGATCACAAGGACGTGTACGAGCCGCTCAACGCTGCAAAGCTCGGATACGGTCCGTGTTTCAACAAGTTCACCGGTCATCGTGGCAAGGTGGGAGCCAACGATGCCCACCCGGATTTCATTGCCTGGCTGCGTCACATCTTCGATGATGCGGGCATCCCGTGGCATATGTCCGAACTGGGCAAGGTGGACATCGGGGGCGGCGGCACCGTGGCCAAGTTCCTGGCCGTGTACGGCATGGATGTCATCGATGTGGGCGTCGCCGTGCTCTCGATGCATTCGCCCTTCGAATTGACGAGCAAGGCGGACATGTATGCATGCACTCTCGCTTTCAGGGAGTTCCTGAAGCGGTAG
- a CDS encoding HDOD domain-containing protein, which translates to MSNIKSKLFNAVEKMPAFPKSVHQVLKLSGDINCSQKDLVEVIRKDPVFTLKILRLVNSAYFGLSREVTSINHASVYLGLNTLKNVALGLAAVGVIPKSTSKLLDMGGFWLHSLAVATCTRMLGLKLGVSKDAAADFFAAGLLHDIGKVVFALYMPEEFEAVIKEATEPGAALHKCELEVIGATHADVGAMLAEKWNLPGDLHDAIAGHHSVGDGGSSQLNNCLFVANQIAKKLSFGAAGNYEIEPLSENMKNFFSMDIDELIADLPTLDEEVEHARLFIKLGEAQ; encoded by the coding sequence ATGAGCAACATTAAGAGCAAGCTGTTCAACGCAGTTGAGAAGATGCCCGCGTTTCCCAAAAGCGTTCATCAGGTCTTGAAACTTTCAGGCGATATAAACTGTTCTCAAAAGGACTTGGTGGAGGTCATACGTAAGGACCCGGTCTTTACCCTCAAGATATTGCGTCTGGTCAATTCCGCCTATTTCGGACTGTCCCGAGAGGTCACTTCCATCAATCACGCCAGCGTATACCTGGGCCTCAATACCCTGAAGAATGTTGCTCTGGGGTTGGCCGCTGTTGGAGTTATCCCCAAGTCCACATCCAAGCTGCTGGATATGGGCGGGTTTTGGCTTCATTCCCTGGCTGTCGCTACCTGTACGCGAATGCTGGGCCTCAAGTTGGGTGTGTCAAAGGATGCAGCTGCAGATTTTTTTGCTGCCGGGCTGCTGCATGATATCGGCAAGGTCGTGTTTGCCCTGTACATGCCCGAGGAATTCGAAGCGGTCATCAAAGAGGCCACAGAGCCGGGCGCGGCCTTGCACAAATGTGAACTGGAAGTCATTGGAGCCACTCATGCGGATGTCGGGGCCATGCTGGCCGAGAAGTGGAATCTGCCCGGAGATTTGCACGATGCCATCGCGGGCCACCATTCTGTCGGGGACGGAGGATCTTCACAATTGAACAACTGCCTGTTCGTCGCCAACCAGATTGCCAAGAAACTTTCTTTTGGTGCAGCCGGGAATTATGAGATCGAACCGTTGTCTGAGAATATGAAAAACTTTTTTTCCATGGATATTGACGAATTGATTGCGGATTTGCCAACACTGGACGAAGAGGTTGAACACGCCCGCCTGTTCATCAAGCTTGGTGAGGCCCAATAG
- the murA gene encoding UDP-N-acetylglucosamine 1-carboxyvinyltransferase → MDKLIIEGGVPLQGSIQVSGAKNAALPILMACLLAEGQVNLSNVPRLADIRTSLKLMNILGCETSFEGNEVTSLCTGLKPEAPYDLVKTMRASVLCLGPLLARLGEAKVALPGGCAIGARPVDLHLRGFERMGAEFEITEGYIKGFCKSGLKGAHISLDFPTVGGTENILMAACLAQGETVIENAAREPEVVDLANFLNACGAKITGQGTSVLKVQGVSSLPGCDYRVMPDRIEAGTYMVAAAITGGELEILDCPFHDLDAVSYKLREMGVWLQEEDGYVLVRRANGLLENVDVTTLPHPGYPTDMQAQLMALMCLGKGTGTIEEKIFENRFMHVLELVRLGADIRLKGRTAMVHGVSQLRGAPVMASDLRASASLVLAGLAASGTTTIERIYHLDRGYENIEAKLSGVGARIKRVNG, encoded by the coding sequence ATGGATAAACTCATCATCGAAGGTGGCGTTCCGTTGCAGGGCAGTATTCAGGTCAGCGGAGCGAAAAACGCGGCCTTGCCCATTCTCATGGCCTGTCTTTTGGCTGAGGGGCAGGTCAATCTGAGCAACGTTCCCCGACTTGCCGACATTCGTACTTCATTGAAACTAATGAATATTCTAGGGTGCGAGACCTCTTTTGAAGGAAATGAGGTCACCAGTCTGTGCACAGGACTCAAACCAGAGGCCCCGTATGATCTTGTCAAGACCATGCGTGCTTCCGTGCTCTGCCTTGGTCCGCTCCTGGCCCGGTTGGGCGAGGCAAAGGTGGCCCTGCCCGGCGGTTGTGCCATCGGCGCACGCCCGGTTGATCTGCATTTGCGGGGCTTCGAGCGCATGGGGGCGGAATTCGAGATCACCGAAGGGTACATCAAGGGCTTTTGCAAGTCCGGTCTCAAGGGCGCCCATATCTCACTGGATTTTCCCACTGTGGGCGGCACCGAAAATATCCTCATGGCCGCGTGTCTGGCCCAAGGCGAAACCGTCATCGAAAACGCGGCGCGGGAACCCGAGGTGGTCGATCTGGCCAACTTCCTCAATGCCTGCGGTGCGAAAATCACCGGTCAGGGCACCAGTGTTCTCAAGGTGCAGGGGGTATCCTCGCTGCCGGGTTGTGATTATCGGGTCATGCCCGACCGCATCGAGGCCGGAACCTACATGGTGGCAGCGGCCATTACCGGCGGGGAACTGGAAATCCTGGATTGTCCTTTCCATGATCTGGACGCGGTCAGTTACAAACTCCGGGAGATGGGCGTCTGGCTCCAGGAGGAGGACGGGTATGTCCTGGTTCGCCGGGCCAATGGATTGCTGGAAAACGTGGACGTTACCACGCTCCCGCACCCCGGTTATCCCACGGACATGCAGGCGCAGCTCATGGCTTTGATGTGTCTGGGCAAGGGCACCGGCACCATTGAAGAGAAAATCTTCGAGAATCGGTTCATGCATGTGCTGGAACTGGTCCGCTTGGGCGCAGACATTCGTCTGAAGGGCCGGACAGCCATGGTACACGGCGTTTCCCAACTGCGGGGTGCTCCTGTCATGGCCTCCGATCTGAGGGCCAGCGCCTCTCTGGTGCTGGCCGGTCTGGCCGCCAGCGGGACCACCACCATCGAGCGCATCTATCATCTGGACCGCGGCTACGAGAATATCGAGGCCAAGCTGTCCGGCGTGGGGGCGCGCATCAAGCGGGTCAACGGATAA
- a CDS encoding tetratricopeptide repeat protein: protein MKIHVMKYTLLLSTIVLLLTGCTSSMMERQGTKAYLEKDYATAKMKYDEAIVEGNADAMYHLAVMYAEGQGVQQDYAKAASLLEQAVAQEQEDAQLMLGLFNIYGDGVPKDPAKGAELIKASAVNGNDTAMYYLGNLYAAGLGVQKDLTQALHWMEQAKKAGFPVKDELLTKDGLAALYQ from the coding sequence ATGAAAATACATGTAATGAAATACACCCTGCTCCTGTCCACGATTGTACTCCTCCTGACAGGCTGCACGAGCTCCATGATGGAACGCCAGGGAACCAAGGCATACCTGGAAAAGGATTATGCCACCGCCAAGATGAAATATGACGAAGCCATCGTGGAGGGCAATGCCGACGCCATGTACCACCTGGCCGTCATGTACGCGGAAGGCCAGGGGGTCCAGCAGGACTACGCCAAGGCCGCCAGCCTGCTTGAGCAGGCCGTTGCCCAGGAACAGGAAGACGCCCAGCTCATGCTCGGCCTGTTCAACATCTACGGAGACGGCGTCCCCAAAGACCCGGCCAAGGGCGCAGAACTGATCAAGGCCTCGGCCGTCAACGGAAACGACACGGCCATGTACTATCTGGGAAATCTCTACGCCGCCGGACTGGGTGTGCAGAAGGACCTGACCCAGGCCCTGCACTGGATGGAACAGGCCAAGAAGGCTGGCTTCCCGGTCAAGGACGAACTCCTGACCAAGGACGGCCTCGCCGCCCTGTATCAATAA